The following are encoded together in the Candidatus Omnitrophota bacterium genome:
- a CDS encoding cytochrome b/b6 domain-containing protein — protein sequence MKNFLTTKNFKICFFILCCFLSVSAQSFGEEKEVIDNETCFTCHSDPEATPFVDPEKFKSSIHGGNLCISCHSDIVEVPHEEKLKPVSCGSCHRIETELYLNSDHGKALGHGVTEAATCQSCHGNPHELLNSRNLVSPVYRENIPKTCAHCHEKTEEMKKFNLNIAEPVSSYEHSVHGMAVEGSHLIQAAVCTDCHGSHALSKATNEDSKLFWKNIPTTCGKCHENVQMTYMRSIHGQAVREGKREAPVCTDCHGEHSIEEVKKITSKVAPAHITETCGQCHAVERITTKYSLPNNVVDTFMQSYHGLAIKLGSVITANCASCHGFHDILPVSDSNSSVNPKNLEQTCGKCHAGVSEQVAKGKIHTSRKSGLENKAGFFVSRFYIILIIAVIGFLFLHNCLDFIKKLRAHYQRMSSLGKPKRMSTNERIQHLILLTAFIALAYTGFALKYPQAWWASPFVGRVDWRSLGHRAAALIFCVLSLYHVVYVLFTQKGRHHLNALILRKKDFIQCGQMFAYYFGWRKERPIFGFYGYVEKFEYWALVWGSMIMVLTGGLMLWENWFLHYFPKWLYDVIAAIHYYEAVLACLAILIWHGYFVMFDPDVYPMKWTWVTGDGSKEDEHRTKEH from the coding sequence ATGAAAAATTTTCTTACGACCAAAAACTTTAAGATCTGTTTCTTTATTCTTTGCTGTTTTTTGAGCGTTTCCGCGCAATCGTTCGGCGAAGAAAAAGAAGTTATTGATAATGAAACTTGTTTTACCTGCCACAGCGACCCCGAAGCCACACCTTTTGTCGATCCGGAAAAATTCAAATCGTCTATTCACGGCGGAAATTTATGTATCAGTTGCCATTCGGACATTGTGGAAGTCCCGCACGAAGAAAAACTAAAACCCGTCAGTTGCGGAAGCTGCCATCGCATTGAAACCGAGCTTTATTTAAATAGCGATCACGGCAAGGCTTTAGGCCATGGCGTTACCGAAGCGGCTACTTGTCAAAGCTGTCATGGAAATCCGCACGAACTTCTTAATTCCCGCAATCTTGTCTCTCCTGTTTACCGGGAAAATATTCCCAAAACTTGCGCGCATTGCCATGAAAAGACCGAAGAGATGAAGAAATTTAACCTCAATATTGCGGAGCCGGTTTCTTCCTATGAACATAGCGTTCACGGAATGGCCGTCGAGGGAAGCCATCTTATCCAGGCGGCCGTGTGCACCGATTGCCACGGTTCCCACGCATTAAGTAAAGCCACCAATGAAGATTCAAAATTATTTTGGAAAAATATCCCCACCACCTGTGGAAAATGCCACGAAAACGTTCAGATGACGTATATGCGCAGTATTCACGGGCAAGCTGTTAGAGAAGGAAAAAGAGAAGCGCCCGTGTGTACCGATTGTCACGGAGAACATTCTATTGAAGAAGTCAAAAAGATCACCTCAAAGGTTGCTCCGGCGCATATTACAGAAACTTGCGGACAATGCCACGCGGTTGAGCGCATCACCACAAAATATAGTTTGCCCAATAATGTCGTCGATACATTTATGCAAAGTTACCACGGGCTCGCCATCAAGCTGGGTTCGGTCATTACCGCCAACTGCGCGTCGTGCCATGGTTTTCACGATATATTGCCCGTAAGCGACAGCAATTCTTCCGTCAATCCTAAGAATCTAGAGCAGACCTGCGGTAAATGCCACGCGGGGGTGAGCGAACAAGTAGCGAAGGGCAAGATCCATACCAGCCGAAAATCAGGTTTGGAAAACAAAGCCGGTTTTTTTGTCAGCCGGTTTTATATTATTTTGATCATTGCCGTGATCGGATTTCTATTTCTTCACAATTGCCTCGATTTTATAAAGAAGCTGCGGGCGCATTATCAAAGAATGTCTTCTTTGGGAAAACCCAAACGCATGTCAACTAATGAGCGCATTCAGCATCTTATTTTGCTGACGGCTTTCATCGCTTTAGCGTATACCGGATTTGCTTTAAAATATCCTCAAGCCTGGTGGGCCAGTCCTTTCGTTGGGCGGGTTGATTGGCGCAGCCTCGGGCATCGCGCGGCCGCGCTTATCTTTTGCGTTTTATCGCTGTATCATGTCGTGTATGTTTTATTCACGCAAAAAGGACGGCATCATCTTAATGCCCTTATTTTGCGCAAAAAAGATTTTATCCAATGCGGGCAAATGTTCGCTTATTATTTTGGGTGGCGCAAAGAAAGACCTATATTTGGATTTTACGGATACGTTGAGAAATTTGAATATTGGGCTTTAGTGTGGGGCTCGATGATCATGGTTTTAACCGGAGGATTGATGCTTTGGGAAAATTGGTTTTTACATTATTTCCCTAAATGGCTTTACGATGTG
- a CDS encoding NapC/NirT family cytochrome c, producing the protein MPTEKKHKFSDYFYNRITYGGVALALLVFIIECLLFGIDFFTNGANFYLGILTYVFLPPFLILGLILIPLGAAWKHKRILKGISESAPKTLFIDPAIPTHRNAIFVFLIGTSILMVMTIIGSYKAFHYTESVHFCGVTCHDVMKPEYATYLNSPHARVKCVECHIGPGANWYVKSKLSGLRQVYHTIKNDYAKPIPTPVQNLRPSAETCEQCHWPGKFYSSVELRRTYRSTEADQPDPWSLRMLIHVGRDEKKDYGIHSHMYVDQDVYYVADDQKRQVISWVKTIGKDGKEEIFTTPDSPYKDKEPPQSLVRKMDCMDCHNRPSHRFEPPFDLINRAMNDGKINPQIPSIKSKAMEVLSKPYKTEQEALQAIPKTILEYYQNKHPEFYQSHQEDIKKSADEIVILFKNNIFPERKARWDIYPDNIGHLVSPGCFRCHDDQHAAASGKTITKNCNSCHSIIEQGTASSIEKSTDGLTFRHPFNEDESWKEMNCTDCHTGN; encoded by the coding sequence ATGCCCACAGAAAAGAAACATAAATTTTCCGATTATTTTTATAACCGCATAACTTACGGCGGTGTTGCCTTAGCGCTTCTGGTATTTATTATCGAATGCCTTCTGTTCGGCATTGATTTCTTTACCAACGGCGCTAATTTTTATTTAGGCATTCTCACCTATGTTTTTCTCCCGCCCTTTCTTATTTTAGGGCTTATCTTAATTCCTTTGGGGGCAGCCTGGAAACACAAGCGAATTTTAAAAGGAATTTCAGAATCCGCGCCCAAAACGCTTTTCATTGATCCCGCTATTCCCACTCACCGCAATGCTATTTTTGTTTTTCTGATCGGAACATCCATTTTAATGGTGATGACCATTATCGGTTCTTATAAGGCGTTTCACTATACCGAATCGGTCCATTTTTGCGGAGTGACCTGTCACGATGTGATGAAACCCGAATATGCTACCTATCTTAATTCGCCGCATGCTCGCGTTAAATGCGTGGAATGCCACATCGGGCCTGGCGCCAACTGGTACGTAAAATCAAAACTTTCCGGCTTGCGCCAAGTTTATCACACCATAAAAAATGATTATGCCAAACCTATTCCCACGCCGGTCCAAAACTTGCGTCCATCGGCAGAAACATGCGAACAATGCCACTGGCCGGGAAAATTCTATAGTTCTGTGGAACTGCGCCGGACATACCGTTCCACGGAAGCCGACCAGCCCGACCCGTGGTCTTTGCGTATGCTGATCCACGTCGGCCGGGACGAAAAGAAAGATTACGGCATTCATTCGCATATGTATGTTGATCAGGATGTTTATTACGTGGCCGATGATCAAAAACGCCAGGTGATCTCTTGGGTTAAAACTATTGGCAAAGACGGCAAAGAAGAGATCTTTACAACGCCCGATTCGCCCTATAAAGATAAAGAACCGCCTCAAAGCCTTGTGCGCAAGATGGATTGCATGGATTGTCATAATCGCCCCTCGCATCGCTTTGAACCTCCATTTGACTTGATCAATCGGGCGATGAATGACGGCAAAATAAACCCACAGATCCCATCGATCAAAAGTAAAGCCATGGAAGTTCTATCTAAGCCGTATAAAACCGAACAAGAAGCGCTCCAGGCTATTCCTAAAACGATTCTGGAATATTATCAAAATAAACACCCCGAATTTTATCAATCACATCAAGAAGATATTAAAAAGTCCGCCGACGAGATCGTTATTTTATTTAAAAATAATATTTTTCCGGAACGAAAAGCACGATGGGATATTTATCCGGATAATATCGGGCATTTGGTTTCTCCGGGATGTTTTCGCTGTCACGACGATCAACATGCGGCCGCAAGCGGTAAAACAATTACCAAAAACTGCAATAGCTGCCACTCCATCATTGAGCAGGGCACGGCTTCATCCATAGAAAAAAGCACGGATGGTTTAACGTTTCGCCATCCATTCAATGAAGATGAAAGCTGGAAAGAAATGAATTGCACCGATTGCCACACGGGAAACTGA